The following are encoded together in the Acidimicrobiales bacterium genome:
- a CDS encoding choice-of-anchor P family protein: protein MTSLRRMRSYRRTMLGVLSTGAVVGAQVLWWPVHGAGAQAPQGFVLGTANATAQAIQLAPSTGGLSYSVTLAESLAGYQSTEGQGQSQTFDPGAIGISLTTQQCNGDPPPVQQSQMPQPALAESNDGDASQSKTVQGSNGAGVGVENASAKTTPAGSAKTTLVGLDVPGVIDVSGGTSTAQAQAIANKTREATASSEIGQVSLLGGRVTLDGLQWRSTQRSGDGSTQQGSFTIGSLTLDGKSMPVTPGQILSSLDQVNQALAPTGFHITPPTATNQSDGSVLESPLSIGIDASALGQQVLGPGLAAAQPVRDAIAKALLQIDCRTSIPLLLADIAVGPFAGGGGLDIKLGGATSITDGTAYANPFAVDLGGGSLGASTPGDASGGAGGTTGAGAAGGSLASPGSALAGQTPSAAGSPSGSTGRGAPGVASLGAVTNASSRTGTGAALPVGLGALALVVTLAGMDYARARRARLLGSGSSES from the coding sequence ATGACGTCACTCCGCCGGATGCGGTCGTACCGCCGGACGATGCTCGGAGTGTTGAGTACGGGCGCCGTGGTCGGGGCCCAGGTCCTCTGGTGGCCGGTCCACGGCGCAGGGGCCCAAGCGCCGCAGGGGTTCGTGCTCGGGACCGCCAACGCCACGGCCCAGGCCATCCAGCTGGCGCCGAGCACCGGCGGCCTCAGCTACAGCGTGACGCTGGCCGAGTCGTTGGCCGGCTACCAGAGCACTGAGGGACAGGGCCAGTCCCAGACCTTCGATCCCGGGGCCATCGGTATCTCGTTGACCACCCAGCAATGCAACGGAGATCCACCGCCGGTCCAGCAGTCCCAGATGCCCCAGCCTGCACTGGCCGAGTCCAACGACGGCGACGCCTCCCAGTCCAAGACCGTGCAAGGCAGCAACGGCGCCGGTGTGGGCGTCGAGAACGCGTCAGCCAAGACAACACCGGCGGGCTCGGCCAAGACGACGCTGGTGGGCCTGGACGTTCCCGGGGTCATCGACGTGTCGGGTGGGACCTCGACCGCGCAGGCCCAGGCGATCGCCAACAAGACCCGGGAGGCGACGGCGTCCTCGGAGATCGGCCAGGTCTCGCTGCTCGGTGGCCGGGTGACCCTGGACGGTCTCCAGTGGCGGAGCACCCAGCGCAGCGGCGACGGGTCCACTCAGCAGGGCAGCTTCACCATCGGGAGCCTGACCCTCGACGGCAAGTCCATGCCGGTCACCCCGGGCCAGATCCTCTCGTCGCTCGATCAGGTGAACCAGGCACTGGCTCCCACCGGGTTCCACATCACGCCGCCGACGGCGACCAACCAGAGCGACGGGAGTGTGCTCGAGAGCCCCTTGTCGATCGGGATCGACGCCTCAGCGCTGGGTCAGCAGGTCCTGGGTCCTGGTCTCGCCGCCGCCCAGCCGGTGCGTGACGCCATCGCCAAGGCTCTCCTGCAGATCGACTGCCGGACATCCATCCCCCTCCTGCTCGCCGACATCGCCGTCGGCCCATTTGCCGGGGGCGGTGGCCTCGACATCAAACTGGGCGGAGCGACCTCGATCACCGACGGCACCGCCTACGCCAACCCCTTTGCGGTCGACCTCGGTGGGGGCTCGCTCGGCGCCAGCACGCCGGGCGACGCGTCAGGCGGTGCGGGTGGGACGACGGGAGCGGGAGCAGCGGGAGGCTCCTTGGCATCGCCGGGGTCGGCCCTGGCCGGACAGACGCCGTCGGCCGCAGGCAGCCCGTCCGGGAGCACCGGGCGTGGAGCTCCGGGCGTCGCGTCGCTCGGAGCGGTCACCAACGCGTCCAGCAGGACCGGCACCGGAGCTGCCCTACCGGTCGGACTGGGCGCGCTGGCGCTCGTGGTCACCCTCGCCGGGATGGACTACGCCCGGGCCCGGCGCGCTCGCCTGTTGGGCAGTGGGAGCTCGGAGTCGTGA